A window from Vigna angularis cultivar LongXiaoDou No.4 chromosome 7, ASM1680809v1, whole genome shotgun sequence encodes these proteins:
- the LOC108337807 gene encoding casparian strip membrane protein 2: protein MSTTIDIPESSKVVVAAPLRPGGWKKGLAIMDFILRLGAIAAALGAAATMGTSDQTLPFFTQFFQFEASYDSFTTFQFFVITMALVGGYLVLSLPFSVVAIIRPHAVGPRLFLIILDTVFLTLATASAASAAAVVYLAHNGDQDTNWLAICNQFGDFCAQTSAAVVSSFVAVVVLVLVIVMSALAIGKP from the exons ATGTCAACCACCATCGATATCCCAGAATCAAGTAAAGTTGTGGTTGCGGCACCACTAAGGCCAGGAGGATGGAAAAAAGGGTTAGCCATAATGGATTTCATTCTAAGGTTAGGTGCCATAGCAGCTGCTCTTGGTGCTGCTGCCACTATGGGAACAAGTGATCAGACACTCCCTTTCTTCACTCAGTTCTTTCAGTTTGAGGCTAGTTATGATAGCTTCACTACTTTCCA GTTTTTTGTTATTACTATGGCTTTAGTGGGTGGCTACCTCGTGCTATCTCTTCCTTTCTCCGTTGTTGCAATTATTCGTCCCCATGCTGTTGGACCAAGGCTTTTCCTCATTATCTTGGACACt GTGTTTCTCACTCTAGCCACTGCCAGTGCTGCTTCAGCTGCTGCCGTAGTTTACTTAGCACACAACGGTGATCAGGACACGAACTGGTTAGCCATATGCAACCAATTTGGAGACTTTTGTGCGCAGACCAGTGCAGCTGTGGTGTCATCGTTCGTTGCCGTTGTTGTCTTAGTATTGGTTATTGTGATGTCTGCTTTAGCAATTGGCAAGCCTTGA